A part of Miscanthus floridulus cultivar M001 chromosome 6, ASM1932011v1, whole genome shotgun sequence genomic DNA contains:
- the LOC136461228 gene encoding uncharacterized protein, with protein sequence MDSSSRRPLCDVLGIGDDDLEEGEYVPGEYQSSSNTDDDDRFDHQSSRREDDEVHPQHGGRMRRLEDIVAVGRVGAGAPLPASPTPSSESEGTISDHRSASSAGGVGTRPALKFACHVCGKGFSSRKAVDGHMRVHGSGSRSGRHVVATAAAAFSGGWAATGRRGSTGGKGKPSAAAASLNSESTTGHSTAIVAVQVQQPLEPVPMAFAVTNLSPMPSSTRTNLSGEDDEGSSATATAQPVHYDEPVVVAAAVVTGANPSSTGARAAGPVNHQLAAAADQQAPAPQVHRQAVSVPPPAAQEAQFAQQPLPPPAGAVQLQQGGQLVPRPAQPPREYSCKVCGKTYSTHQGLGGHAAGHRNRQREQEAMAAAAGMMMMPHGGGGEFLAALRRGRKAEEPHACQKCHKVFATGVALGGHMRMHYTGPPIVHKSKKRCVALVAAVQQPPPPAVSEADLRLALSTAKTEEPSSSPAPAVAGTSRLRLFGIDIGPLGQQQAPSEQQGSGTTEGSSSAGEQQQHK encoded by the coding sequence ATGGACTCCTCCAGCCGCCGCCCGCTCTGCGATGTGCTAGGGATAGGGGACGACGACCTCGAAGAGGGCGAGTACGTCCCCGGCGAGTACCAGTCGTCCTCCAACACCGACGACGACGACCGCTTCGATCATCAGTCGTCCCGTCGCGAGGACGACGAGGTCCACCCGCAGCACGGCGGCCGCATGCGCCGGCTGGAAGACATCGTCGCGGTGGGCCGGGTCGGCGCCGGCGCGCCCCTGCCGGCGTCGCCCACGCCTTCGTCCGAATCTGAGGGGACAATCAGCGACCACCGCAGCGCATCATCTGCAGGCGGCGTCGGCACGCGGCCGGCGCTGAAATTCGCCTGCCACGTCTGCGGCAAGGGGTTCAGCAGCCGCAAGGCAGTGGACGGCCACATGAGGGTCCACGGGAGCGGGAGCAGGAGCGGGCGCCATGTGGTGgcgaccgcggcggcggcgttcaGTGGCGGCTGGGCCGCCACCGGCAGGCGCGGCTCGACAGGGGGCAAAGGCAAGCCTTCGGCCGCGGCGGCCTCTCTGAATTCTGAGTCGACGACGGGCCACTCCACGGCCATCGTCGCGGTACAAGTGCAGCAGCCCTTGGAGCCAGTGCCCATGGCGTTCGCGGTGACCAATCTGTCGCCGATGCCTTCTTCCACCAGAACCAATCTGTCCGGGGAGGACGACGAGGGCAgcagcgccaccgccaccgcgcagCCGGTGCACTATGATGAGcctgtggtggtggcggcggctgtggtgaCAGGAGCAAACCCTTCTTCCACTGGGGCTAGGGCTGCTGGGCCCGTAAACCACCAGCTGGCTGCGGCGGCAGATCAACAAGCTCCTGCTCCACAAGTCCACCGCCAGGCTGTGTCAGTGCCACCTCCAGCAGCGCAGGAAGCTCAGTTCGCCCAGCAGCCACTGCCGCCGCCAGCAGGTGCAGTCCAGCTCCAGCAAGGCGGCCAGCTCGTACCCCGCCCCGCTCAGCCACCCCGGGAGTACAGCTGCAAAGTGTGCGGCAAGACCTACTCGACGCACCAGGGGCTCGGTGGCCACGCCGCCGGGCACAGGAATAGGCAGAGGGAACAGGAAGCTATGGCGGCGGCAGcggggatgatgatgatgccgcacggcggcggcggcgagttcCTCGCTGCGCTCCGCCGCGGCCGCAAGGCGGAGGAGCCGCACGCGTGCCAGAAGTGCCACAAGGTGTTCGCCACCGGGGTCGCGCTCGGTGGCCACATGAGGATGCACTACACTGGCCCGCCGATCGTGCACAAGAGCAAAAAGAGGTGTGTGGCACTCGTTGCAGCAGTGCAGCAGCCTCCGCCGCCTGCCGTGAGCGAGGCCGACCTTAGGCTTGCGCTGTCCACTGCTAAAACTGAGGAACCGTCGTCGTCGCCAGCACCGGCCGTGGCGGGCACCAGCAGACTGCGTCTCTTTGGCATTGACATCGGACCGCTCGGACAACAACAAGCGCCATCAGAGCAACAGGGGTCCGGCACGACGGAGGGTTCTTCGTCCgccggcgagcagcagcagcacaagtAG